In Mycobacterium tuberculosis H37Rv, a single window of DNA contains:
- the ppsA gene encoding phthiocerol synthesis polyketide synthase type I PpsA, translating to MTGSISGEADLRHWLIDYLVTNIGCTPDEVDPDLSLADLGVSSRDAVVLSGELSELLGRTVSPIDFWEHPTINALAAYLAAPEPSPDSDAAVKRGARNSLDEPIAVVGMGCRFPGGISCPEALWDFLCERRSSISQVPPQRWQPFEGGPPEVAAALARTTRWGSFLPDIDAFDAEFFEISPSEADKMDPQQRLLLEVAWEALEHAGIPPGTLRRSATGVFAGACLSEYGAMASADLSQVDGWSNSGGAMSIIANRLSYFLDLRGPSVAVDTACSSSLVAIHLACQSLRTQDCHLAIAAGVNLLLSPAVFRGFDQVGALSPTGQCRAFDATADGFVRGEGAGVVVLKRLTDAQRDGDRVLAVICGSAVNQDGRSNGLMAPNPAAQMAVLRAAYTNAGMQPSEVDYVEAHGTGTLLGDPIEARALGTVLGRGRPEDSPLLIGSVKTNLGHTEAAAGIAGFIKTVLAVQHGQIPPNQHFETANPHIPFTDLRMKVVDTQTEWPATGHPRRAGVSSFGFGGTNAHVVIEQGQEVRPAPGQGLSPAVSTLVVAGKTMQRVSATAGMLADWMEGPGADVALADVAHTLNHHRSRQPKFGTVVARDRTQAIAGLRALAAGQHAPGVVNPADGSPGPGTVFVYSGRGSQWAGMGRQLLADEPAFAAAVAELEPVFVEQAGFSLHDVLANGEELVGIEQIQLGLIGMQLALTELWCSYGVRPDLVIGHSMGEVAAAVVAGALTPAEGLRVTATRSRLMAPLSGQGGMALLELDAPTTEALIADFPQVTLGIYNSPRQTVIAGPTEQIDELIARVRAQNRFASRVNIEVAPHNPAMDALQPAMRSELADLTPRTPTIGIISTTYADLHTQPVFDAEHWATNMRNPVRFQQAIASAGSGADGAYHTFIEISAHPLLTQAIIDTLHSAQPGARYTSLGTLQRDTDDVVTFRTNLNKAHTIHPPHTPHPPEPHPPIPTTPWQHTRHWITTKYPAGSVGSAPRAGTLLGQHTTVATVSASPPSHLWQARLAPDAKPYQGGHRFHQVEVVPASVVLHTILSAATELGYSALSEVRFEQPIFADRPRLIQVVADNRAISLASSPAAGTPSDRWTRHVTAQLSSSPSDSASSLNEHHRANGQPPERAHRDLIPDLAELLAMRGIDGLPFSWTVASWTQHSSNLTVAIDLPEALPEGSTGPLLDAAVHLAALSDVADSRLYVPASIEQISLGDVVTGPRSSVTLNRTAHDDDGITVDVTVAAHGEVPSLSMRSLRYRALDFGLDVGRAQPPASTGPVEAYCDATNFVHTIDWQPQTVPDATHPGAEQVTHPGPVAIIGDDGAALCETLEGAGYQPAVMSDGVSQARYVVYVADSDPAGADETDVDFAVRICTEITGLVRTLAERDADKPAALWILTRGVHESVAPSALRQSFLWGLAGVIAAEHPELWGGLVDLAINDDLGEFGPALAELLAKPSKSILVRRDGVVLAPALAPVRGEPARKSLQCRPDAAYLITGGLGALGLLMADWLADRGAHRLVLTGRTPLPPRRDWQLDTLDTELRRRIDAIRALEMRGVTVEAVAADVGCREDVQALLAARDRDGAAPIRGIIHAAGITNDQLVTSMTGDAVRQVMWPKIGGSQVLHDAFPPGSVDFFYLTASAAGIFGIPGQGSYAAANSYLDALARARRQQGCHTMSLDWVAWRGLGLAADAQLVSEELARMGSRDITPSEAFTAWEFVDGYDVAQAVVVPMPAPAGADGSGANAYLLPARNWSVMAATEVRSELEQGLRRIIAAELRVPEKELDTDRPFAELGLNSLMAMAIRREAEQFVGIELSATMLFNHPTVKSLASYLAKRVAPHDVSQDNQISALSSSAGSVLDSLFDRIESAPPEAERSV from the coding sequence ATGACGGGAAGCATCAGTGGTGAAGCCGACCTTCGCCACTGGCTAATCGACTACCTAGTAACCAATATCGGCTGCACACCTGACGAGGTGGACCCCGATCTGTCGCTTGCCGACCTCGGCGTCAGCTCCCGCGACGCGGTCGTACTGTCCGGCGAACTGTCAGAGCTGCTGGGCAGGACCGTATCGCCGATTGACTTCTGGGAGCACCCGACGATCAACGCGCTGGCCGCGTATCTGGCCGCACCCGAGCCGAGCCCCGACTCCGACGCCGCAGTCAAGCGTGGTGCCCGGAACTCACTCGACGAGCCAATCGCCGTCGTCGGCATGGGATGTCGTTTCCCTGGCGGGATTTCGTGCCCAGAAGCATTGTGGGACTTTCTCTGTGAACGCCGTTCCTCGATCAGCCAGGTGCCGCCGCAACGATGGCAGCCCTTCGAAGGCGGGCCACCCGAGGTAGCCGCGGCGCTAGCGCGCACTACACGGTGGGGCTCATTTTTGCCCGACATCGACGCCTTCGACGCGGAATTCTTCGAGATCTCCCCCAGCGAAGCCGACAAGATGGACCCCCAGCAACGCCTGCTGCTGGAAGTGGCCTGGGAAGCGTTGGAGCACGCGGGAATCCCGCCCGGCACGCTGCGCCGCTCGGCAACAGGAGTGTTTGCCGGGGCATGCCTGAGCGAATACGGTGCGATGGCTTCCGCCGATCTGTCGCAGGTCGATGGTTGGAGCAATAGCGGTGGCGCGATGAGCATCATCGCCAACCGCCTCTCGTATTTCCTTGACCTGCGCGGCCCGTCGGTGGCGGTAGACACCGCATGCTCGTCGTCGTTGGTAGCGATCCACCTGGCCTGCCAGAGCCTTCGGACCCAGGACTGTCACCTGGCAATCGCAGCCGGCGTGAATTTGTTGTTGTCCCCGGCGGTATTTCGCGGTTTCGACCAAGTCGGCGCCTTGTCCCCGACAGGTCAGTGCCGTGCGTTCGATGCGACCGCCGACGGGTTTGTCCGCGGCGAGGGTGCCGGGGTAGTGGTGCTCAAGCGGTTGACCGATGCACAGCGCGACGGGGATCGGGTGCTTGCGGTGATCTGCGGTTCTGCGGTCAACCAGGACGGCCGATCCAACGGGCTGATGGCCCCCAACCCAGCGGCCCAGATGGCGGTGCTGCGTGCCGCCTACACCAACGCGGGGATGCAGCCCAGCGAGGTCGACTACGTCGAAGCGCACGGAACAGGGACGCTGTTGGGCGACCCGATCGAAGCCCGCGCTCTCGGAACGGTGCTGGGTCGCGGCCGGCCCGAGGATTCTCCGTTGCTCATCGGCTCTGTCAAGACCAACCTCGGTCACACCGAGGCTGCGGCTGGAATCGCGGGCTTCATCAAGACGGTGCTGGCTGTGCAGCATGGCCAGATTCCGCCAAATCAGCACTTCGAAACCGCGAACCCGCACATTCCCTTTACCGACTTGCGGATGAAAGTCGTTGACACACAAACTGAATGGCCGGCAACGGGCCATCCCCGCCGTGCCGGTGTGTCGTCGTTCGGCTTCGGTGGCACAAACGCGCACGTGGTGATCGAGCAGGGCCAGGAGGTGCGCCCCGCGCCTGGACAAGGCTTAAGTCCGGCGGTGTCGACCCTGGTAGTGGCCGGCAAGACTATGCAGCGGGTGTCCGCGACCGCGGGGATGCTAGCCGATTGGATGGAAGGGCCCGGCGCTGACGTGGCCTTGGCCGACGTGGCCCACACCCTCAATCACCACCGATCGCGGCAACCCAAGTTCGGCACGGTGGTGGCCCGTGACCGTACCCAGGCGATAGCCGGATTGCGTGCGCTGGCCGCCGGCCAACACGCCCCCGGCGTGGTCAACCCTGCCGACGGCTCGCCGGGGCCGGGCACCGTGTTCGTCTACTCCGGCCGCGGTTCACAGTGGGCTGGCATGGGCCGTCAATTGTTGGCCGACGAGCCGGCTTTCGCGGCCGCGGTCGCCGAATTGGAACCGGTGTTTGTCGAGCAAGCCGGCTTTTCGTTGCACGACGTGCTGGCTAACGGCGAGGAACTGGTCGGTATCGAGCAGATTCAGCTCGGGTTGATCGGGATGCAGCTGGCCCTGACCGAATTATGGTGTTCCTACGGGGTGCGGCCCGACCTGGTGATCGGCCACTCCATGGGCGAGGTGGCCGCCGCCGTGGTCGCCGGGGCACTGACCCCGGCCGAGGGTCTGCGGGTGACCGCCACCCGGTCACGGCTGATGGCACCGTTGTCCGGCCAGGGCGGCATGGCACTGCTGGAACTCGACGCGCCCACTACCGAGGCGTTGATTGCCGACTTCCCACAGGTGACGCTCGGTATTTACAACTCACCACGGCAAACGGTGATCGCCGGGCCCACCGAGCAGATCGATGAGTTGATCGCCCGGGTGCGCGCGCAAAACCGGTTTGCCAGTCGGGTCAATATCGAAGTGGCCCCGCACAATCCGGCCATGGATGCTTTGCAGCCGGCGATGCGTTCGGAGCTGGCCGATCTGACCCCACGGACCCCCACCATCGGAATCATCTCCACCACCTACGCAGACTTGCACACCCAACCGGTCTTCGACGCCGAACACTGGGCCACCAACATGCGCAACCCCGTGCGCTTCCAGCAGGCCATCGCTTCCGCCGGTAGCGGCGCCGACGGCGCCTACCACACCTTCATCGAAATCAGCGCACACCCGCTGCTGACCCAGGCCATCATCGACACTCTGCACAGCGCTCAACCCGGAGCCAGATACACCAGCCTCGGGACCCTGCAACGCGACACCGACGACGTCGTGACCTTCCGGACCAACCTCAACAAGGCCCACACCATCCACCCACCGCACACCCCCCACCCCCCCGAGCCACATCCGCCCATCCCCACCACCCCGTGGCAACACACCCGTCACTGGATCACCACCAAATATCCGGCCGGCTCTGTTGGATCGGCCCCCCGAGCGGGCACACTGCTCGGCCAACACACCACCGTCGCCACGGTCTCAGCGAGTCCGCCCTCCCACCTCTGGCAAGCAAGGCTGGCTCCGGACGCCAAGCCGTACCAGGGCGGTCATCGATTCCACCAAGTCGAGGTGGTCCCAGCTTCTGTTGTGCTGCACACAATCCTTTCCGCTGCAACAGAATTGGGCTACTCCGCGTTGTCCGAGGTCCGATTCGAGCAACCCATTTTCGCCGACCGGCCACGTCTAATCCAGGTCGTCGCCGACAACCGGGCGATCAGCCTGGCCTCGAGTCCGGCTGCCGGAACACCCTCAGACCGGTGGACGCGGCATGTTACCGCACAACTTTCCTCGTCACCGTCGGATTCGGCCAGCAGCTTGAACGAGCACCATCGCGCCAACGGGCAGCCGCCCGAACGTGCTCACCGCGACCTGATTCCCGACCTGGCCGAGCTGCTCGCAATGCGCGGCATCGATGGCCTGCCTTTCTCATGGACCGTCGCGTCGTGGACACAGCACTCGAGCAACCTCACGGTTGCGATCGATCTCCCCGAAGCTCTGCCCGAAGGGTCGACTGGGCCGCTCCTTGACGCCGCGGTGCACCTCGCCGCGCTATCGGACGTCGCTGATTCGCGGCTCTACGTGCCGGCAAGCATCGAGCAGATATCGCTCGGCGATGTCGTCACCGGGCCGCGTAGCTCGGTGACGCTGAACCGCACCGCTCACGACGACGACGGGATCACCGTCGATGTCACCGTTGCAGCCCACGGCGAAGTGCCGTCCCTGTCGATGAGGTCGCTTCGATACCGGGCTCTGGACTTTGGCCTAGACGTTGGTAGGGCGCAACCGCCCGCGTCGACCGGTCCGGTCGAGGCCTACTGTGATGCCACCAATTTCGTACACACGATCGACTGGCAACCGCAGACCGTTCCGGACGCGACGCACCCAGGGGCCGAACAGGTAACCCATCCAGGACCCGTCGCGATAATCGGCGATGACGGCGCAGCGCTGTGTGAGACCCTCGAAGGGGCGGGCTACCAGCCGGCCGTGATGTCCGATGGGGTGTCGCAGGCCCGCTACGTCGTTTACGTCGCGGATTCTGATCCGGCTGGCGCCGACGAGACCGACGTCGACTTCGCCGTCCGGATCTGTACCGAAATCACCGGTCTGGTGCGGACTCTCGCGGAACGCGATGCGGATAAGCCCGCGGCGCTATGGATCCTCACCCGCGGAGTTCACGAATCGGTCGCCCCGTCCGCGCTGCGCCAGAGTTTCCTGTGGGGCCTTGCCGGTGTCATCGCCGCCGAACATCCCGAGCTGTGGGGCGGACTGGTCGATCTCGCGATCAACGACGACTTAGGCGAATTCGGGCCGGCACTTGCCGAACTGCTTGCCAAACCAAGCAAGTCGATCTTGGTGCGTCGTGACGGCGTGGTGCTCGCCCCGGCCTTGGCTCCCGTCCGTGGCGAGCCGGCGCGCAAGTCCTTGCAGTGCAGGCCCGACGCGGCCTACCTCATCACCGGCGGCCTGGGCGCCCTTGGCCTGCTGATGGCCGATTGGCTCGCCGACCGCGGCGCTCATCGATTGGTGTTGACCGGCCGCACGCCATTGCCGCCACGGCGGGACTGGCAACTCGACACCCTCGACACCGAGCTGCGCCGGAGGATCGACGCGATCCGCGCCCTGGAAATGCGCGGGGTGACTGTCGAAGCCGTCGCCGCCGACGTCGGCTGCCGCGAAGACGTGCAGGCCCTGTTGGCCGCGCGCGACCGTGACGGAGCGGCACCGATCCGCGGGATCATCCACGCCGCGGGCATTACCAACGATCAATTGGTGACGAGCATGACCGGCGATGCGGTGCGACAGGTTATGTGGCCGAAGATCGGCGGCAGCCAGGTCCTACACGACGCATTTCCGCCCGGCAGCGTGGACTTCTTCTACTTGACCGCCTCGGCTGCCGGGATATTCGGCATTCCAGGGCAGGGTTCCTACGCCGCCGCCAATTCCTACTTGGACGCGCTGGCGCGGGCGCGCCGGCAACAGGGCTGCCACACCATGAGCCTCGACTGGGTAGCCTGGCGGGGGCTCGGATTGGCCGCGGACGCCCAGCTCGTCAGCGAAGAGCTAGCGCGAATGGGTTCGCGTGACATCACGCCGTCGGAGGCATTCACCGCTTGGGAATTCGTCGATGGCTACGACGTCGCGCAAGCGGTCGTGGTGCCCATGCCCGCTCCGGCGGGCGCCGATGGATCCGGTGCGAACGCTTACCTATTGCCGGCGCGGAACTGGTCGGTGATGGCAGCGACCGAGGTGCGATCCGAGCTCGAACAGGGGTTACGCCGCATCATTGCAGCCGAGCTGCGAGTGCCTGAGAAAGAGCTGGACACCGACCGCCCGTTCGCCGAGTTGGGTCTCAATTCCCTTATGGCAATGGCGATTCGGCGCGAGGCCGAGCAGTTTGTCGGCATCGAGTTGTCTGCCACCATGTTGTTCAACCACCCAACGGTCAAATCACTCGCCAGCTACCTTGCCAAACGTGTGGCACCGCACGATGTGTCACAAGACAACCAGATTTCCGCGCTATCCTCGTCGGCCGGAAGTGTGTTGGACAGTCTATTCGATCGCATCGAATCGGCGCCGCCTGAGGCCGAGAGGTCGGTGTGA